A region of the Synechococcus sp. PCC 7502 genome:
TTAAATGCTTTCGGACAGATTCCCACCGATTACTGAAGGAATTTGACCAGCACTTCTTCATACATAATTGCTTGAATCTTCTGTCCAAAATCTTCCGACCATGAGACCGCTAGCTCCGCCATGACTTGATTGGTTGAAGTGAGGGTTACCCCATGTTTTTCCATGCGTCGCAGAGAAGTTTCATCCGCTAGTGTGGTAGGAGAACCACCGGCATCAACCACGACCTGTACCTCATATCCATCTTCTACGGCACTAATTGCTGGATAGACGATACAAACATCATTAGTTAGTCCTGCCATAATTAGTTTTTTCTTACCAGTGGACTCAACTGCTTTTTTAAAATCTTCATACTCCCAAGCATCTACAACTCCCGGACGCTTTATGCGTTTTTCATAGGCATCGGGGGCAATTTTTTGGATGTCGTCTAGCAATAAACCTTGAAAATTTGTTTCCATACTACTAGTCAAAATCAAAGGCATTTCAGTTTCAACGGCGGTACGAGCCAGAGCGCGTGTGTTTTGAACTATTTCGGCATAGGGCAGATTGCGAGCGAGTTTGATTGTGCCTTGCTGGTGATCAATTAGGAGCATTGCGGCATTTTCAACTGTAAATTTATTTTTCATGGTTTAAGAATCAGGTTTGAATGAATATGAATGAGTTAATACAGTACAGATCAATATACTCATCAAATTGCTCGGCGATGGAATCAAAT
Encoded here:
- a CDS encoding isochorismatase family protein, with protein sequence MKNKFTVENAAMLLIDHQQGTIKLARNLPYAEIVQNTRALARTAVETEMPLILTSSMETNFQGLLLDDIQKIAPDAYEKRIKRPGVVDAWEYEDFKKAVESTGKKKLIMAGLTNDVCIVYPAISAVEDGYEVQVVVDAGGSPTTLADETSLRRMEKHGVTLTSTNQVMAELAVSWSEDFGQKIQAIMYEEVLVKFLQ